A single Desulfovibrio piger DNA region contains:
- the glpA gene encoding anaerobic glycerol-3-phosphate dehydrogenase subunit GlpA: MKETTVIIIGGGATGIGILRDLSMRGVPALLLEQGGLAHGTSSRFHGLLHSGARYAVSDSESARECIEENMILRRIGRQCVEETEGFFVRTKLDDPAFEPRWVEACARAGITAERIDVAEARRLEPSLAPNICSVYRVPDSCVDGFRLVWHNALCARRYGGDILTYHEVIAIKQSNGKVTGVRARNRITGEELDIACEYVVNAAGSWSGQIAHLAGLDVSVSPDRGTLIVFNHRFTSRVVNRLHKSSDGDIFVPHGSITILGTTSTPTDRPDNNTPTTEDVLRLLDIGEPLFPDLRSYRILRAFAGTRPLYTPNNAVGRAASRNFHIVDHKQDGLEGMASIFGGKLTTYRLMAERMSDLVCRCLGNNQPCRTAEEPIMEDPSPELMQKAARVFPLNGAVLAADRLGSTFADVVEKAASETDNELLCECEMVSMAEVEYVARDPATHSLHDVRLRTRLGMGTCQGTFCSLRAIGALTERNVPLAFSPTEDVSQFLQERWRGLRPALWGKQLKEIELGRAIYAATLNLDGAGNEQEK, translated from the coding sequence GTGAAAGAAACCACAGTGATCATCATTGGCGGTGGTGCGACGGGTATCGGCATTCTGCGCGACCTGAGCATGCGCGGCGTGCCCGCCCTGCTGCTGGAACAGGGGGGACTGGCCCACGGCACGAGCTCCCGCTTCCACGGCCTGCTGCACAGCGGCGCCCGGTACGCTGTCAGTGACAGCGAATCCGCCCGGGAATGCATCGAAGAAAACATGATCCTGCGCCGCATCGGCAGGCAGTGCGTGGAGGAGACCGAGGGCTTTTTCGTCCGTACCAAACTGGACGACCCGGCCTTCGAACCCCGCTGGGTCGAAGCCTGTGCCCGTGCGGGCATCACCGCCGAGCGTATCGACGTGGCCGAGGCCCGGCGGCTGGAGCCCAGCCTTGCCCCCAACATCTGCTCTGTCTACCGCGTGCCGGATTCCTGTGTCGACGGCTTCCGCCTGGTCTGGCACAATGCCCTGTGTGCCCGGCGCTACGGCGGTGACATCCTTACCTATCATGAGGTCATCGCCATCAAACAGAGCAACGGCAAAGTCACGGGCGTCAGGGCCCGCAACCGCATCACCGGCGAGGAACTGGACATCGCCTGCGAGTACGTGGTCAATGCCGCCGGTTCCTGGTCCGGGCAGATCGCCCATCTGGCCGGTCTGGACGTCAGTGTGTCGCCCGACCGCGGGACGTTGATCGTCTTCAACCATCGCTTCACGTCGCGTGTGGTCAACCGCCTACACAAAAGCTCCGACGGCGACATCTTCGTCCCGCACGGTTCCATCACCATTCTGGGGACCACGTCGACGCCTACGGACCGCCCGGACAACAATACGCCCACGACCGAAGATGTCCTGCGCCTGCTGGATATCGGCGAGCCCCTGTTCCCCGACCTGCGTTCGTACCGCATCCTGCGTGCCTTTGCCGGTACGCGCCCGCTCTACACGCCCAACAATGCCGTGGGCCGCGCCGCCAGCCGCAATTTCCACATCGTGGACCACAAGCAGGACGGCCTGGAAGGCATGGCCAGCATCTTCGGCGGCAAACTGACCACATACCGTCTGATGGCGGAGCGCATGAGCGATCTGGTCTGCCGCTGTCTCGGCAACAACCAGCCGTGCCGCACGGCGGAAGAACCCATCATGGAGGATCCTTCCCCCGAACTGATGCAAAAGGCCGCCAGGGTCTTCCCGCTCAATGGTGCCGTCCTTGCTGCCGACCGTCTGGGCAGCACCTTTGCCGATGTGGTGGAAAAGGCCGCGTCCGAAACGGACAACGAGCTGCTGTGCGAATGCGAGATGGTCAGTATGGCTGAAGTGGAATATGTGGCCCGCGATCCCGCCACCCACTCCCTGCACGATGTCCGCCTGCGTACCCGCCTGGGCATGGGCACCTGCCAGGGCACGTTCTGCTCCCTGCGTGCCATCGGCGCCCTGACCGAGCGCAATGTGCCGCTGGCCTTTTCGCCCACGGAAGACGTCTCCCAATTCCTGCAGGAACGCTGGCGCGGCCTGCGCCCGGCCCTGTGGGGCAAGCAGCTGAAAGAAATCGAACTGGGGCGTGCCATCTACGCGGCCACCCTCAATCTGGATGGAGCCGGCAATGAACAAGAGAAATAG